A single window of Deltaproteobacteria bacterium GWC2_65_14 DNA harbors:
- a CDS encoding translation elongation factor G encodes MDIQQLRNVGIIAHGGAGKTTLAEALLFIAKATDRMGKVDDGSSNFDYDPEEIRRKITISTSFHHYSWNKVEVTVADTPGYINFEADTHACLRLLDGAVLVVNAVSGVEVQTEKMWHLACDTGVPAVAFVSKMDRERADFGKAVQEIQEILKVHAVPVQIPIGAEAEFRGVVDLFGMKALLYKGEAGEYDTAEIPKELAEAAAKGREKVVEAAAEADDSLLEKYLEGTPLSEEEIRKGFTAGVHAMKILPVLCGSATRCVGIQPLLEMINLVLPDPSFRKEWKGTNPKKKTEEVRPISASAPFSAFVFKTLADPYAGKLSIFKVVSGTLTPDMSPLNAGKNATERIGAIFRLEGKKQKPVGSGFAGEIVAVAKFKETSTGDTLCDPKHPILYPPPSAGEPVISFAIRPKTRSDEDKLGSSLSRMIEEDPTLQFGKDTQTREFILSGMGEIHLEVAVEKLRRQFGVEVELRTPKIPYKETIKGKAEAQGKYKKQTGGRGQYGDCWLKVEPLPRGAGFEYVDAIVGGSIPRQYIPAVEKGVVERMVKGVVAGYPVVDARVTVFDGSFHNVDSSEMAFKIAGSLGFKKAVADARPVLLEPIMEMEIVVPEENVGDIIGDLNSRRGRVLGVEARGRSQIVKTLVPLAEVLRYSSDLRSITSGRGQFTMRMSNYEEVPAQVADKVIAEARKEMGEEAEE; translated from the coding sequence CTGGAACAAGGTGGAGGTCACCGTGGCGGACACGCCCGGGTACATCAATTTCGAGGCGGACACCCACGCCTGCCTCCGCCTGCTGGACGGGGCGGTCCTCGTGGTGAACGCCGTCTCCGGGGTCGAGGTCCAGACGGAGAAGATGTGGCACCTCGCTTGCGACACCGGGGTTCCGGCCGTGGCCTTCGTTTCGAAGATGGACCGGGAGCGGGCCGATTTCGGCAAGGCGGTGCAGGAGATCCAGGAGATCCTGAAGGTCCATGCCGTCCCGGTGCAGATCCCGATCGGCGCCGAGGCGGAATTCCGGGGGGTCGTGGACCTCTTCGGGATGAAGGCCCTCCTCTACAAGGGGGAGGCCGGGGAGTACGACACGGCGGAGATCCCCAAGGAACTGGCCGAGGCCGCGGCGAAGGGGCGGGAAAAAGTGGTCGAGGCGGCGGCGGAGGCGGACGACTCCCTCCTGGAGAAGTATCTGGAGGGGACCCCGCTTTCGGAGGAGGAGATCCGGAAGGGGTTCACCGCCGGCGTCCACGCGATGAAGATCCTGCCGGTCCTCTGCGGATCGGCGACCCGGTGCGTCGGCATCCAGCCTCTCCTGGAGATGATCAACCTCGTCCTGCCGGACCCCTCCTTCCGCAAGGAGTGGAAGGGAACCAACCCGAAGAAGAAGACCGAGGAGGTGCGGCCGATTTCCGCCTCCGCCCCCTTCTCCGCCTTCGTGTTCAAGACGCTGGCCGATCCCTACGCCGGGAAGCTCTCCATCTTCAAGGTAGTTTCCGGCACGCTGACCCCCGACATGTCCCCGCTGAACGCCGGGAAGAACGCCACGGAGCGGATCGGGGCGATCTTCCGGCTGGAGGGGAAGAAGCAGAAGCCGGTCGGTTCCGGATTTGCCGGCGAGATCGTCGCCGTCGCGAAGTTCAAGGAGACCTCCACCGGCGACACTCTCTGCGACCCGAAGCACCCGATCCTCTACCCGCCGCCTTCCGCGGGGGAGCCGGTGATCTCCTTCGCGATCCGGCCGAAGACCCGCTCCGACGAGGACAAGCTGGGCAGCTCTCTCTCCCGGATGATCGAGGAGGATCCGACCCTCCAGTTCGGGAAGGACACCCAGACCCGGGAGTTCATCCTCTCCGGGATGGGGGAGATCCACCTGGAGGTCGCGGTGGAGAAGCTCCGTCGCCAGTTCGGGGTGGAAGTGGAGCTGCGCACGCCGAAGATCCCCTACAAGGAGACGATCAAGGGGAAGGCGGAGGCGCAAGGGAAGTACAAGAAGCAGACCGGCGGACGCGGACAGTACGGCGACTGCTGGCTCAAGGTGGAGCCGCTGCCGCGCGGCGCGGGGTTCGAGTACGTGGACGCGATCGTGGGGGGGTCGATCCCGAGGCAGTACATCCCCGCCGTCGAGAAGGGGGTCGTCGAGCGGATGGTCAAGGGGGTGGTCGCGGGCTACCCGGTGGTCGACGCCCGGGTGACCGTCTTCGACGGGTCCTTCCACAATGTCGACTCCTCCGAAATGGCGTTCAAGATCGCGGGGTCGCTCGGGTTCAAGAAGGCGGTGGCCGACGCGAGGCCGGTCCTGCTGGAGCCGATCATGGAGATGGAGATCGTCGTCCCCGAGGAGAACGTCGGGGACATCATCGGCGACCTGAACAGCCGCCGGGGTCGCGTGCTGGGGGTGGAGGCGCGGGGGAGAAGCCAGATCGTGAAGACGCTGGTTCCCCTCGCGGAGGTCCTGCGGTACTCCTCGGACCTGCGCTCGATCACCTCGGGGAGGGGCCAGTTCACCATGCGGATGTCGAACTATGAGGAGGTTCCGGCGCAGGTCGCCGACAAGGTCATCGCAGAGGCCCGGAAGGAGATGGGGGAAGAGGCCGAGGAATGA